In Nicotiana tabacum cultivar K326 chromosome 17, ASM71507v2, whole genome shotgun sequence, one DNA window encodes the following:
- the LOC107816714 gene encoding histone H4, protein MSGRGKGGKGLGKGGAKRHRKVLRDNIQGITKPAIRRLARRGGVKRISGLIYEETRGVLKIFLENVIRDAVTYTEHARRKTVTAMDVVYALKRQGRTLYGFGG, encoded by the coding sequence ATGTCAGGAAGAGGCAAAGGAGGCAAAGGATTGGGCAAAGGAGGAGCAAAGAGGCACAGAAAAGTATTAAGGGACAACATTCAGGGTATCACTAAGCCTGCAATTCGGCGTTTGGCTCGTAGGGGAGGAGTAAAGCGTATTTCTGGTTTGATTTACGAGGAGACACGTGGGGTGTTGAAGATATTTTTGGAGAATGTGATTCGTGATGCTGTAACTTACACAGAACACGCTAGGAGAAAGACTGTTACTGCTATGGATGTTGTTTATGCGCTCAAGAGGCAGGGTAGGACTCTTTACGGATTTGGGGGTTAG